A stretch of Candidatus Poribacteria bacterium DNA encodes these proteins:
- the tgt gene encoding tRNA guanosine(34) transglycosylase Tgt — protein MAQHTYTLIHQDPSTSARVGKLQTAHGVVNTPIFMPVGTRGTVKACTPEMLSNQIQAEIILANTYHLYLRPGHETVHDAGGLHRFMGWQRPILTDSGGFQVFSLGSLRTITEEGVTFRSTIDGTEHFISPERSIEIQNALGADIIMAFDECPALPNDYTYLKNSMEMTLRWAARCKAAHQNPNQLLFGIVQGGMERDLRQASVEGTVSIGFPGYAIGGLSVGEEKALMYETLAYTAPLLPAEKPRYLMGVGTPEDLVYGVRCGIDMFDCVMPTRNARNGSLFTTAGIVRIRNSKYSRDFGPLDPECTCYTCQNFTQAYLRHLHVENEILGSQLHTLHNLHFYISLMRGIRRAICDGSFTALADGEPDISALVKLGQPA, from the coding sequence ATGGCACAGCACACCTATACCCTTATTCACCAAGACCCATCCACTTCGGCGCGAGTTGGCAAACTTCAAACAGCGCACGGTGTTGTCAACACACCGATATTTATGCCAGTAGGGACGCGCGGGACGGTGAAGGCATGCACACCAGAAATGCTATCCAATCAGATTCAGGCAGAGATTATTCTTGCGAACACCTATCATCTTTACCTACGTCCCGGACACGAAACCGTCCATGATGCAGGGGGTTTGCATAGATTTATGGGATGGCAACGTCCCATCTTAACGGATAGTGGCGGATTTCAGGTTTTCAGCCTTGGCAGCCTTCGGACGATTACGGAAGAGGGTGTAACGTTCCGCTCTACAATAGACGGAACGGAACACTTTATCAGTCCTGAACGTTCCATTGAGATTCAAAATGCCCTCGGTGCGGACATTATCATGGCGTTTGATGAGTGTCCTGCGTTACCGAATGACTATACGTATCTTAAAAACTCAATGGAGATGACATTACGGTGGGCAGCACGGTGTAAAGCGGCACACCAAAACCCGAACCAACTGCTATTTGGAATTGTGCAGGGGGGTATGGAACGAGATTTACGTCAGGCAAGTGTGGAAGGAACGGTATCCATCGGTTTTCCGGGATACGCAATCGGGGGTTTGAGCGTTGGAGAAGAAAAGGCACTGATGTATGAGACGCTGGCATACACCGCACCGCTTCTACCAGCGGAGAAGCCGCGCTACTTGATGGGTGTTGGAACGCCTGAAGACTTGGTCTACGGTGTCCGTTGTGGGATTGACATGTTCGATTGCGTGATGCCGACCCGAAACGCCCGCAACGGATCTTTGTTTACAACAGCGGGTATCGTCCGCATCCGCAACTCGAAGTACAGCCGTGATTTTGGTCCTTTGGATCCAGAGTGTACCTGTTATACGTGCCAGAATTTCACGCAGGCGTATCTCCGGCATTTGCATGTCGAAAACGAGATTCTCGGTTCGCAACTGCATACTTTGCACAATCTACATTTTTATATCAGTTTAATGCGTGGGATTCGGCGCGCTATTTGTGATGGGAGTTTCACAGCGTTGGCAGATGGTGAACCGGATATTAGTGCGTTAGTGAAGTTGGGGCAACCCGCTTAA
- a CDS encoding HIT family protein produces the protein MDCIFCEIVAGNIPAVKVYEDEHVFAFMDIAPANPGHTLVIPKQHYRNIFDMPTEVGSQIMQAAIPIANAIKTALNADGLNLVQSNEAAGFQTVFHFHLHIIPRWEGDPLRLPWRPSEGDMAEIGNIAAKIREAL, from the coding sequence ATGGATTGTATTTTTTGTGAGATTGTTGCTGGTAACATTCCGGCAGTGAAAGTTTACGAAGACGAACACGTTTTTGCTTTCATGGATATCGCACCCGCAAATCCTGGGCATACCCTCGTCATACCGAAACAGCACTACAGAAACATCTTCGATATGCCCACAGAAGTCGGCAGTCAAATTATGCAAGCCGCGATTCCGATCGCAAACGCGATCAAGACGGCTTTAAACGCTGATGGACTTAACCTCGTTCAGTCGAACGAAGCTGCCGGATTCCAAACGGTGTTCCATTTCCATCTCCACATCATTCCGCGATGGGAAGGGGACCCACTACGGTTGCCGTGGCGACCCAGCGAAGGGGATATGGCAGAGATTGGCAACATTGCGGCAAAAATTCGAGAGGCTTTGTAA
- a CDS encoding DUF4276 family protein gives MTVKIGCIVEGESEIAAVPLLIRRIAADLYPELPIVVPPPIRRPRNKVIKENELERAVEFVARQIGGQGAIFIILDSDDDCPAELGPALLHRASQTRSDLPIAVVLAKHEFEAWFLAAAESIRGQRGLGDDIHPPNDPETIRDAKRWLSQRMERNKTYSETSDQPALTALFDIEQARQANSFDKCYRDIVRLLDELRRTNYLISEQS, from the coding sequence ATGACAGTCAAAATCGGTTGCATTGTCGAAGGGGAAAGCGAGATAGCAGCTGTACCCCTTCTGATTCGCCGTATCGCTGCGGATCTTTATCCAGAATTGCCGATTGTTGTGCCACCACCTATTCGCCGTCCCCGGAATAAGGTTATTAAAGAAAACGAACTTGAAAGAGCGGTTGAATTCGTAGCTCGGCAGATTGGTGGGCAAGGTGCTATATTTATCATTCTCGATAGTGACGATGACTGTCCAGCAGAACTGGGACCTGCACTGCTTCACCGAGCATCACAAACTCGTAGCGATTTGCCGATTGCCGTTGTCCTCGCCAAACACGAGTTTGAGGCATGGTTTCTTGCAGCAGCTGAATCTATTCGTGGGCAAAGAGGGTTAGGAGATGATATTCACCCACCGAACGATCCGGAGACAATTAGGGATGCCAAACGGTGGCTAAGTCAGCGAATGGAAAGAAACAAAACGTATAGTGAAACGAGTGATCAACCCGCCCTCACAGCACTTTTTGATATAGAACAGGCGCGTCAAGCAAATTCATTCGACAAATGCTACCGCGACATCGTTCGTCTCCTTGACGAATTACGGAGAACAAACTATCTAATCAGTGAGCAATCGTAA
- a CDS encoding sugar kinase produces MDVLSLGIYVVDVLGRPIDQFPEKGKLALFDELEIHTGGCANNTAIALARLGISAGAMGKVGTDAFGDLILQGLADNGVNAVGMRQDIDVSTSFTFVAIASDGERTFYHYIGANGELCEADLDWELIRTVKILHIAGALVMPRFDGAPMANVLRTAKGLGITTSLDTAYDATGRWMETLEPCLPYIDIFMPSIVEAQHLTGLSDYREITQFLRGNYDIDTVIIKMGENGSYAATPEAERLAPAYPVDVVDATGAGDAYAAGFLAGTLMDWDLTATMELASATGAACVTAIGTTAGILNLEETLKIT; encoded by the coding sequence ATGGATGTGCTATCCCTCGGCATTTATGTCGTTGATGTGTTAGGACGGCCGATAGATCAGTTCCCCGAAAAGGGAAAATTAGCACTCTTTGATGAGCTCGAAATCCATACGGGAGGCTGTGCCAACAACACGGCTATCGCACTCGCTCGCCTCGGTATCTCTGCTGGTGCAATGGGCAAAGTTGGTACGGATGCTTTCGGTGATCTCATCCTGCAGGGACTCGCGGACAACGGCGTCAACGCAGTAGGCATGCGACAAGATATTGATGTCAGTACTTCATTTACGTTTGTCGCGATTGCCTCTGATGGGGAACGGACTTTCTATCACTATATCGGCGCGAACGGTGAGCTTTGTGAAGCAGACCTTGATTGGGAACTTATCAGAACTGTCAAGATTTTGCACATCGCTGGCGCACTCGTCATGCCCCGTTTTGATGGGGCACCGATGGCAAACGTTCTCCGAACGGCGAAGGGGTTGGGTATAACCACTTCACTCGACACAGCGTATGATGCCACTGGAAGATGGATGGAGACGCTTGAGCCGTGCTTGCCTTACATAGACATCTTTATGCCGAGTATCGTTGAAGCACAACATCTCACAGGACTGTCTGATTACAGAGAAATTACCCAATTTTTGCGCGGTAACTACGACATTGACACCGTCATCATTAAAATGGGTGAAAACGGAAGTTACGCCGCTACACCAGAGGCGGAACGCTTAGCACCGGCATATCCTGTGGATGTTGTTGATGCAACGGGAGCAGGGGACGCTTATGCTGCTGGATTTCTCGCCGGGACCCTCATGGACTGGGACCTAACGGCAACGATGGAATTGGCATCTGCAACCGGTGCTGCATGTGTCACTGCTATCGGGACAACTGCTGGTATCCTGAACCTTGAAGAAACCTTGAAAATTACTTGA
- a CDS encoding glycerophosphodiester phosphodiesterase yields MKLQLLAHRGGMGRAPENTLASFKQALADGADGYECDVCLTQDKQPVLIHIGFNSNNIREATGCSTPLNQLTWEDVQQLTSVTSDEPVAHLDDALRFTRENQMPCFVEPKVDAPELLPIIVERIRHFDVVHLVSILTFYIRKHLLLDAKRLEPKLKTSAILINPMANFLKAATLIEADRMILGWSGINHFGLYNTFTRAVTRQVKQLRANGIVVEAGFIKTAKDVAWAISPHKAGGVDGLWVDDVPYIRRCLQELEP; encoded by the coding sequence ATGAAACTTCAACTCCTTGCACATCGGGGCGGTATGGGCCGCGCACCGGAAAATACCCTTGCCTCCTTTAAACAAGCATTGGCAGACGGTGCCGATGGATACGAGTGCGATGTCTGCCTCACCCAAGACAAACAACCTGTGTTAATTCATATCGGCTTCAACAGCAACAACATTCGGGAAGCCACTGGATGTTCGACACCTCTCAACCAACTTACTTGGGAAGATGTACAACAATTGACATCGGTTACTTCCGACGAACCTGTAGCACACCTTGATGATGCACTCCGGTTTACACGAGAAAACCAGATGCCGTGCTTTGTTGAACCAAAGGTGGACGCGCCAGAACTACTTCCTATCATTGTGGAACGAATACGCCACTTTGATGTTGTCCATCTCGTCAGCATACTCACCTTTTACATCAGAAAGCATTTACTTCTTGATGCCAAGCGTTTGGAGCCGAAATTGAAAACGAGCGCAATCCTCATCAATCCGATGGCGAACTTCCTCAAGGCAGCTACGCTGATTGAGGCAGACCGTATGATCTTAGGTTGGAGTGGAATTAATCACTTCGGACTCTATAATACCTTCACGCGTGCTGTTACACGTCAAGTCAAGCAACTTCGGGCAAACGGCATTGTTGTTGAGGCTGGATTTATCAAAACAGCGAAGGACGTGGCGTGGGCGATCTCTCCACATAAAGCAGGGGGTGTTGATGGCTTATGGGTGGACGATGTCCCTTACATCAGACGCTGCCTCCAAGAACTTGAACCTTAA
- a CDS encoding NAD(P)-dependent oxidoreductase → MKVLILGGNGYLGPHVVKALEPYYTLRITDINEIETKHESMHIDVGSLDQVMHAAEGMDAILNCSVLRHDRQLAFDVSTRGCYNTMRAAVEHGIRRVINTGPHFTIQGDSYTTFDYEINPEVPPHTSTGLYPITKGLGQEICKVFTEHYDIYVLCYLFLSFREHEDQAEGTDLNPFSVSWRDAGEAFRLGLEIDLEELPSRCEIFNIFADLPHQQFSNLKAKHILGFTPQDNFERMWHKRD, encoded by the coding sequence ATGAAAGTGCTTATTTTAGGGGGTAACGGTTATCTTGGACCGCATGTCGTCAAAGCCTTAGAACCTTACTACACCTTACGCATCACGGACATCAACGAGATTGAGACGAAACATGAATCGATGCATATTGATGTGGGTTCACTGGATCAGGTCATGCATGCTGCTGAGGGAATGGACGCAATCCTCAATTGCTCCGTACTCCGACACGACCGACAATTGGCTTTTGATGTTAGCACACGCGGGTGTTATAATACAATGCGTGCCGCCGTCGAACACGGCATTCGCCGTGTGATTAACACGGGACCCCACTTTACAATTCAAGGCGACAGTTATACCACTTTTGATTATGAGATTAATCCCGAGGTCCCACCGCATACAAGCACCGGACTCTATCCAATAACCAAAGGACTCGGACAGGAAATTTGCAAAGTCTTCACCGAACATTACGATATCTATGTCCTCTGTTACCTGTTTCTGAGTTTCCGTGAGCATGAAGATCAAGCCGAAGGCACGGATCTCAATCCATTTTCTGTCAGTTGGCGAGACGCAGGTGAGGCATTCCGGCTCGGTTTGGAAATTGATCTCGAAGAACTCCCGTCGCGTTGTGAAATTTTCAATATCTTCGCCGATCTACCACATCAGCAGTTTTCTAATCTCAAAGCGAAACACATCTTAGGGTTCACACCACAGGACAACTTTGAACGGATGTGGCATAAGAGAGATTAG
- a CDS encoding sulfatase-like hydrolase/transferase: MSNKPNVIFVLTDDQGPWAAGCCGNDEVRTPYLDQLASEGTRFPNFFCTSPVCSPARASLMTGRIPSAHGVHDWIRDGNMPPDPAQYLDGLTCYTDILAENDYTVGLSGKWHLGDSLTPQHGFSHWFALLTGGSKYNDADMIRDGQVEMQPGYLTDVITDDALNFISANKDGPFYLSVNYNAPHTPFTGHPQDIVDSYDDCPFKTCPQEALHPWAVQGAAVHMGNRESLKGYFAAITALDLNVGRILDRLTELGIRENTLVVFSSDNGYSCGHHGFWHKGNGTFPLNMYENSVKVPFIISQPGRIPEGRVSEAMVSQYDFMPTLLDYLGLPDPNDDMSPGRSFVPALSGETNDAKDEIVVFDEYGPVRMIRTQEWKYVHRYPYGPHELYDLVNDPDERKNLIDEKSQTARIDDMRQQMGAWFQRYVLPELDGARCSVTGGGQAAKIEEGQCGEGAFHPRYAPPQRNV; the protein is encoded by the coding sequence ATGAGCAACAAACCAAATGTCATCTTTGTTTTAACAGACGACCAAGGCCCCTGGGCAGCCGGATGCTGCGGTAACGACGAGGTACGCACACCTTATCTCGACCAATTGGCTTCAGAAGGCACACGCTTCCCGAATTTCTTTTGCACAAGTCCCGTCTGCTCACCCGCACGCGCCAGTCTTATGACAGGACGTATCCCTTCTGCACACGGTGTCCACGACTGGATTCGCGACGGCAACATGCCTCCTGATCCTGCCCAATATTTAGACGGACTCACCTGCTATACAGACATACTCGCAGAAAATGACTACACAGTCGGATTGAGTGGCAAATGGCATCTCGGCGACAGTCTAACACCCCAACACGGATTCAGCCATTGGTTCGCTTTACTCACTGGTGGAAGCAAATACAATGACGCGGACATGATACGGGACGGGCAGGTCGAAATGCAACCCGGCTACCTCACCGATGTCATCACCGATGACGCGTTAAACTTTATCTCGGCGAACAAAGACGGACCCTTCTATCTCAGCGTCAACTACAACGCACCGCATACGCCGTTCACAGGGCACCCTCAAGACATCGTTGACTCCTATGACGATTGCCCCTTCAAAACCTGTCCACAGGAGGCGTTGCACCCGTGGGCGGTACAGGGCGCCGCTGTTCACATGGGCAACCGTGAATCGTTGAAAGGCTATTTCGCAGCGATAACAGCACTCGATTTAAACGTTGGACGGATTCTTGATAGGCTTACCGAACTCGGCATCCGTGAAAATACACTCGTTGTTTTCAGTAGCGACAACGGCTACTCCTGCGGACATCACGGATTTTGGCATAAAGGCAACGGGACGTTCCCGCTGAATATGTATGAAAATTCTGTTAAGGTGCCCTTCATTATAAGTCAACCCGGCAGGATTCCAGAGGGGCGCGTCAGTGAAGCGATGGTCAGCCAATACGATTTCATGCCGACACTCCTTGATTACCTCGGTCTACCCGATCCGAATGACGATATGTCCCCCGGCAGGAGTTTCGTCCCCGCGCTTTCTGGCGAAACGAACGATGCTAAAGATGAAATTGTCGTCTTCGATGAATACGGACCTGTCCGTATGATTCGGACGCAAGAGTGGAAATATGTCCATAGATATCCGTATGGACCGCATGAACTCTACGATTTGGTGAACGACCCCGATGAACGGAAAAACCTGATAGATGAAAAATCTCAGACTGCCCGAATAGATGATATGCGACAACAGATGGGGGCATGGTTCCAACGTTACGTGCTGCCGGAATTAGACGGCGCGAGATGCTCCGTTACCGGGGGTGGACAAGCCGCAAAAATTGAAGAAGGGCAATGTGGTGAGGGCGCATTCCATCCAAGGTATGCCCCGCCGCAACGCAATGTATAG
- a CDS encoding AAA family ATPase, with the protein MKDSTFITRVVLKNYKSIAACDVRLGPLTFLVGRNGSGKSNFLDALRFVADALNTSLDHAIRARGGINDVLRRSRGHPNHFSIRLEFSLPGGVTGHYAFQIRKRSPGGYEVRTEECSVQNERGQTPEEYFRIDNGVVIDASMKVAPAAATDRLYLVNASGLPEFRPVYDAFSRMGFYNLNPDKIRDLQDPHSGDMLLRDGSNLTSVLAQLSPIAKQDIEEYLELVAPDLREVDVKTFGSKLALAFRQKVTGDRYQGRFYANNMSDGTLRALGILVALFQGNQAVERPVTLVGIEEPEIALHPGAVAVLLDGLRDAAHRTQVIVTSHSPDLLEDKHLDVDSILAVEAGDGNTVIAPVDEVSRSVVRDKLFTIGELLRSNQLQPDPAALSTAKEKQQSLPDFDELKSGKAKSRGKHE; encoded by the coding sequence ATGAAAGATTCAACCTTTATTACAAGAGTTGTTCTCAAGAACTATAAGAGCATTGCTGCGTGTGATGTGCGATTGGGACCTCTGACGTTTCTTGTCGGGCGCAACGGTTCGGGGAAGAGCAATTTTCTTGATGCACTCCGATTCGTTGCCGATGCCTTGAATACATCGCTTGATCACGCCATACGCGCCCGAGGGGGTATTAACGATGTTCTCCGTCGCTCTCGTGGTCACCCGAATCATTTCAGTATTCGTCTTGAGTTTTCTCTGCCTGGGGGTGTTACGGGCCATTATGCTTTCCAAATTAGAAAGCGTTCACCGGGAGGTTATGAGGTTCGGACGGAAGAGTGTAGCGTTCAAAATGAGCGAGGTCAGACCCCAGAGGAATACTTCCGTATTGATAATGGCGTTGTGATAGACGCAAGTATGAAGGTGGCACCAGCTGCTGCAACAGACCGACTCTATCTGGTGAATGCTTCTGGATTGCCCGAATTTCGTCCTGTCTACGATGCATTTTCTCGGATGGGATTTTACAATCTTAATCCTGATAAAATTCGAGACCTCCAAGACCCGCATTCTGGAGATATGCTGCTTCGTGATGGCAGTAACCTTACCAGTGTTCTTGCCCAACTTTCACCCATTGCGAAACAAGACATTGAGGAATATCTGGAATTAGTTGCTCCTGATCTTCGTGAGGTGGATGTCAAAACGTTTGGTTCCAAGCTAGCATTAGCATTTAGACAAAAAGTCACAGGGGACAGATACCAAGGGCGATTCTACGCAAATAATATGTCTGATGGTACCCTCCGAGCCTTAGGGATTTTGGTGGCACTATTTCAGGGGAATCAAGCAGTAGAAAGACCTGTAACGCTTGTCGGAATAGAAGAACCAGAAATCGCGCTTCATCCAGGAGCGGTAGCGGTGCTGCTTGACGGCCTTCGAGATGCTGCCCATAGGACGCAGGTTATTGTCACCAGTCACAGTCCCGACCTCCTTGAGGATAAACACTTGGATGTAGATTCAATTCTCGCGGTCGAAGCGGGTGATGGAAATACGGTAATCGCCCCAGTGGACGAGGTAAGTAGATCCGTGGTTCGCGATAAACTGTTTACAATCGGGGAACTTTTACGCAGTAATCAATTGCAACCGGATCCGGCTGCTCTTTCTACTGCAAAGGAGAAACAACAGTCTCTGCCTGATTTTGATGAGCTGAAGTCTGGTAAAGCGAAGAGTAGAGGAAAGCACGAATGA
- a CDS encoding phytanoyl-CoA dioxygenase family protein has protein sequence MVTQEQIDFFQENGYLKFGKVLDSDGVEAMRDGLDAIIELELTEGDESSPEFKYGHDRHDNQLDRQSGHPRAIHQYVNMWKREPRYEAAIHHPLIAGTARGLLNTPEVRLWHDQVISKPPHDNGHFGFHHDFFFWPLSPPNIVSCWLALDDATVESGCMHVMPKSHKDERFSVAARAASDAAAAKAREEGREPPPNQWTERQQLDIGHGVPVELKAGECMFHHCLNWHGTPPNVTEHQRRAFVMIFMAQDVCYNNAQSPNHVLVPTIEVADGEPLIGEAFPVA, from the coding sequence ATGGTAACACAAGAACAGATTGATTTTTTTCAGGAAAATGGGTATCTCAAGTTTGGAAAAGTTTTGGATAGCGATGGTGTTGAAGCCATGCGTGACGGATTAGACGCTATCATTGAATTGGAACTTACTGAAGGCGACGAGTCGTCGCCAGAGTTCAAATACGGACATGATCGGCATGACAATCAACTGGATCGACAGAGTGGTCACCCACGCGCAATCCACCAATACGTGAACATGTGGAAGCGAGAGCCACGCTATGAGGCTGCCATTCACCATCCGCTCATCGCAGGCACAGCCCGCGGACTGCTGAATACACCCGAAGTCCGTCTCTGGCACGATCAGGTTATCTCCAAGCCACCCCACGACAACGGACATTTCGGATTCCATCACGATTTTTTCTTCTGGCCCCTGAGTCCACCGAACATCGTCAGCTGCTGGCTTGCCTTGGACGATGCGACCGTCGAGAGCGGGTGTATGCACGTTATGCCGAAGAGCCACAAGGACGAACGCTTCTCGGTCGCAGCGAGGGCGGCATCGGACGCAGCAGCGGCGAAAGCACGTGAAGAAGGACGCGAACCACCGCCGAATCAGTGGACGGAAAGACAGCAGTTGGACATTGGTCACGGTGTTCCTGTAGAATTGAAGGCAGGCGAATGTATGTTCCATCACTGCCTCAACTGGCACGGCACACCTCCAAATGTCACGGAGCATCAACGCCGAGCGTTCGTTATGATTTTCATGGCGCAAGATGTCTGCTATAATAATGCACAGTCACCCAATCACGTCCTCGTTCCGACAATCGAGGTTGCGGATGGCGAACCGCTCATCGGTGAGGCGTTCCCAGTAGCGTAG
- a CDS encoding NAD(P)-dependent oxidoreductase, which translates to MNILITAAGSELARNLAERLAEKHTLRLTELHPIENTVGTFVQSELGHDETTDELVRDIDTIIHIAEVPSQCLSEAGQPDNYAIDYQTRCTYNLLMAASAEGVKHVIYASTLRLFEQHGEDWTVTESWRPQPAVDSFVLSKHLGEFTCREFGRERKLNVTCLRLGNLVTAETAATADFDAMWLEMNDAVAAFECALNSSAAWQIFHIQSEFPGSRFSVGKAKSHLEFNPQFVPSQS; encoded by the coding sequence ATGAATATCTTAATTACCGCTGCCGGTTCTGAACTGGCACGCAATCTAGCTGAAAGGTTGGCTGAAAAACATACACTCCGCTTAACAGAACTACATCCTATCGAAAATACTGTCGGGACTTTCGTGCAAAGCGAACTTGGGCATGATGAGACGACCGATGAACTCGTCCGCGATATCGACACTATTATCCATATTGCTGAAGTGCCATCCCAATGCCTCTCTGAAGCCGGTCAACCCGACAATTACGCAATTGACTATCAGACGCGCTGCACCTATAATCTACTCATGGCAGCATCAGCAGAAGGTGTAAAGCATGTCATTTACGCAAGTACGCTCCGCCTCTTTGAGCAGCACGGCGAAGACTGGACGGTCACGGAGAGTTGGCGACCCCAACCCGCTGTCGATAGTTTTGTGCTTTCAAAACACTTGGGTGAATTTACATGTCGAGAATTCGGACGCGAAAGGAAACTCAACGTGACATGTCTCCGACTCGGCAATCTTGTCACTGCTGAGACCGCGGCAACTGCCGATTTTGATGCTATGTGGTTGGAGATGAATGATGCAGTCGCGGCTTTCGAGTGCGCTCTCAATTCTTCCGCAGCGTGGCAAATCTTTCACATTCAGTCAGAGTTCCCTGGATCTCGCTTCTCAGTCGGGAAAGCCAAGTCACATCTGGAGTTCAATCCGCAATTCGTACCCTCACAATCTTAA
- a CDS encoding ABC transporter ATP-binding protein — MIVQTENLSKWYGEVMGVNDITLTIRPGITGLLGPNGAGKTSLIKLMTGQLKPNQGEVKVLNQPVWNNPDLTKRVGYCPDIELAYQFMSGFEFIAFFATLSGYDKAEVKSRSLQVLETVDMLQAKDRPIGSYSKGMRQRIKLAQALVHEPELLFLDEPLTGLDPNGRRHVLALLNGLADKGISIVVSSHILYEIEALTETILLIHQGRILAEGTISDIRELIDEHPHKVYLSTDEPRRLAQVCLPFEDILSVTFVNVNGVSNPEFSGAENESQENGDGDIIIETARPDAFYARLPELLIENELTVSQLYSPDDNLSSVFKYLVG; from the coding sequence GTGATCGTTCAAACGGAAAATCTATCGAAATGGTACGGTGAGGTCATGGGAGTAAACGATATAACCCTGACAATTCGCCCTGGAATAACCGGTTTATTGGGTCCAAATGGGGCGGGAAAAACGAGTTTAATTAAACTCATGACAGGGCAACTCAAACCGAATCAGGGCGAGGTTAAAGTCCTCAACCAACCCGTGTGGAACAATCCTGACTTGACGAAACGGGTAGGTTACTGCCCCGACATAGAATTGGCGTATCAATTCATGAGCGGTTTTGAGTTTATCGCTTTTTTTGCGACGTTGAGTGGATACGACAAAGCCGAGGTCAAATCTCGGAGTCTACAGGTTCTGGAGACGGTAGACATGCTACAGGCAAAAGACCGACCGATTGGCTCCTATAGCAAGGGGATGCGGCAGCGCATCAAACTCGCGCAGGCGTTGGTACATGAACCCGAACTTCTTTTCCTTGATGAACCCCTTACCGGTTTGGATCCGAATGGGAGACGGCATGTGCTCGCGCTCCTAAATGGACTTGCTGATAAAGGTATCAGCATCGTCGTTTCGAGTCATATCCTCTACGAGATTGAAGCGTTGACGGAGACAATCTTGCTTATTCATCAAGGGCGAATTCTCGCTGAAGGCACTATTTCCGATATCCGAGAACTGATTGACGAACATCCGCACAAAGTCTATCTAAGCACCGATGAACCGCGCCGCTTGGCGCAAGTCTGTCTCCCTTTTGAGGATATCCTGAGCGTGACCTTTGTGAATGTGAACGGGGTTTCTAACCCCGAATTCTCTGGTGCAGAGAACGAATCACAAGAGAACGGAGATGGCGATATTATCATCGAAACCGCCAGACCGGATGCTTTCTATGCCCGACTTCCCGAACTCCTCATTGAGAACGAATTAACTGTCTCTCAACTCTACTCCCCCGATGATAACCTCTCCTCTGTGTTTAAATATTTGGTGGGTTAG
- a CDS encoding pantoate kinase, producing the protein MARAFAPGNISCVFKIIPHSDATRMHSLGMGFTVTEGVEVTVSDCQETEVLFNGESINFPTVLAVVERLVQNTGVTGIRVDLTSPLPLGCGFGLSGAAALATAYALNELLHLRKDTESLAMVAHVAEVENRTGLGDVCSQYHGGCLVKLQEGAPLVADRLPIAEQPIYYRYFGPIQTSKVLGNPEQTLRINRAADVALDTLRTLTHAKPDTELFNACFAVSKQFSVESGLLSDARVIDVIAQIEAEGGVASMIMLGNGVFSTHPFVGAVKTRLVNNPARLVGAT; encoded by the coding sequence ATGGCGAGAGCATTTGCCCCAGGCAACATCTCTTGTGTCTTCAAGATTATTCCGCATTCCGACGCGACCCGTATGCACTCACTTGGTATGGGATTTACGGTTACAGAAGGTGTAGAAGTTACCGTCTCTGACTGTCAGGAAACAGAGGTGCTATTTAACGGAGAAAGTATTAATTTTCCTACGGTTCTTGCGGTTGTTGAGCGGTTGGTTCAAAACACTGGAGTTACAGGCATAAGGGTAGACCTGACTTCCCCGTTACCACTCGGCTGTGGTTTCGGGCTTAGCGGCGCTGCTGCACTCGCAACAGCCTACGCCCTTAATGAACTCTTACATCTACGCAAAGATACAGAATCACTTGCGATGGTAGCACATGTCGCAGAAGTAGAAAATCGCACTGGACTCGGAGATGTATGCTCACAATATCACGGCGGCTGCCTTGTCAAATTGCAGGAAGGCGCGCCTTTGGTCGCTGATAGGTTACCGATTGCAGAACAACCTATCTATTATCGTTACTTCGGACCGATTCAGACAAGCAAAGTCCTCGGAAACCCGGAGCAGACCCTTCGTATTAATCGTGCCGCTGATGTGGCTTTAGATACTTTGAGAACGCTTACACACGCCAAACCGGATACCGAACTCTTTAACGCTTGCTTTGCTGTCTCAAAGCAGTTTTCGGTAGAGAGTGGATTGCTTAGCGACGCGCGGGTCATTGACGTAATCGCGCAGATTGAGGCGGAAGGTGGTGTTGCATCAATGATCATGTTAGGAAACGGCGTTTTTAGCACGCATCCTTTTGTAGGGGCAGTGAAAACAAGGCTGGTTAACAATCCGGCGCGTCTTGTTGGGGCAACCTAA